A window of Sphingomonas adhaesiva contains these coding sequences:
- a CDS encoding AI-2E family transporter, with amino-acid sequence MNRLTPDEADARFVRRVLWIVLIVTIVAALYFARHLLILAFGSILIAIVIHAVADIYATRLRLGEKRAMGAAIVSLFAFLGLLFWLFGVEFRSQVNTLVIALPGLLQQLDGYMSQSPVGAKVADAVQAAFAGSRVAQDIGEIARGAGELLLNTFLVLFGAIFFAVDPKIYERGFLLMIPPSKRAAVEDALGDVASTLLLWLRAQLIQMTAMGTMVGIGLWIAGVPSAALLGLLTGLSEFIPYVGPVAAMLPALGLAATDGTQTLLWALAVFAIVRIVQTNFVTPVVTGRVIAIPPALSLFAIIGTGAVFGLFGIFFSGGILVVGFTLVRSLYLREVLGEDIPRSRERTLFTSKGTPRESVGAPVDGDDIPTLD; translated from the coding sequence ATGAACCGGCTGACCCCTGACGAGGCGGATGCGCGCTTCGTGCGGCGCGTTTTGTGGATCGTCCTGATCGTCACGATCGTCGCCGCACTCTATTTCGCGCGCCACCTGCTGATCCTCGCCTTCGGCTCGATCCTGATCGCGATCGTCATCCACGCCGTCGCGGACATCTACGCGACCAGGCTGCGACTGGGCGAGAAACGCGCGATGGGGGCCGCGATCGTCAGCCTCTTCGCCTTCCTCGGCCTGCTCTTCTGGCTCTTCGGGGTCGAGTTCCGCTCGCAGGTGAACACGCTGGTCATCGCGCTGCCCGGCCTGCTTCAGCAGCTCGACGGCTACATGTCGCAGAGCCCGGTCGGCGCGAAGGTCGCCGATGCGGTGCAGGCCGCCTTCGCCGGCAGCCGCGTCGCGCAGGACATCGGGGAGATCGCGCGCGGCGCGGGCGAGCTGCTGCTCAACACCTTCCTCGTCCTCTTCGGCGCGATCTTCTTCGCGGTCGACCCGAAGATCTACGAGCGCGGGTTCCTGCTGATGATCCCCCCGTCGAAGCGCGCCGCGGTGGAGGATGCGCTCGGCGACGTGGCCTCGACGCTGCTGCTGTGGCTGCGCGCGCAGCTGATCCAGATGACCGCGATGGGGACGATGGTCGGCATCGGCCTGTGGATCGCGGGGGTCCCCTCCGCCGCGCTGCTGGGGCTGCTGACGGGCCTGAGCGAGTTCATCCCCTATGTCGGCCCCGTCGCCGCGATGCTCCCCGCGCTCGGCCTCGCCGCGACCGACGGCACGCAGACCCTGCTCTGGGCGCTCGCGGTCTTCGCGATCGTGCGGATCGTCCAGACGAATTTCGTCACCCCCGTCGTCACCGGCCGCGTCATCGCCATTCCGCCGGCGCTCAGCCTGTTCGCGATCATCGGCACCGGCGCGGTCTTCGGGCTGTTCGGCATCTTCTTTTCGGGCGGCATCCTGGTCGTCGGCTTCACGCTGGTGCGCAGCCTCTACTTGCGCGAGGTGCTGGGCGAGGACATACCGCGTTCGCGCGAACGCACGCTGTTCACCTCGAAGGGGACACCCAGGGAGAGCGTGGGCGCGCCGGTCGATGGCGACGACATCCCGACGCTCGATTAA
- a CDS encoding OsmC family protein, whose product MRTHRYAVRTVWTGDRGEGTATYRGYARDHVISATGKEDIAASSDPAFLGDPARWNPEELLVASLSGCHQLWYLALCAEAGVVVVAYEDAAEGEMLEEAGGAGQFVSVTLRPRVTIAAGGDANVAMALHEKAHAMCFIARSVAFPVGCEAEVVLAE is encoded by the coding sequence ATGCGGACGCACCGATATGCGGTGCGCACGGTGTGGACCGGCGATCGCGGCGAGGGGACCGCGACCTATCGCGGCTATGCGCGCGATCACGTCATATCGGCGACGGGGAAGGAGGACATCGCCGCCTCCTCCGACCCCGCTTTCCTGGGCGATCCGGCGCGGTGGAACCCGGAGGAGCTGCTGGTAGCGTCGCTGAGCGGGTGCCATCAGCTGTGGTATCTGGCGCTCTGTGCCGAAGCCGGTGTGGTGGTGGTGGCGTATGAGGACGCCGCCGAGGGCGAGATGCTCGAGGAAGCGGGCGGTGCGGGGCAGTTCGTGTCGGTCACGCTGCGGCCGCGGGTGACGATCGCGGCGGGTGGTGATGCGAATGTGGCGATGGCGCTGCACGAAAAGGCGCATGCGATGTGCTTCATCGCGCGGTCGGTAGCGTTTCCGGTCGGGTGCGAGGCGGAAGTGGTGCTCGCTGAGTAG
- a CDS encoding TonB-dependent receptor has translation MTSKFTLLAGAASSLAAMLLAAAAQPALAQDAPAPATAADIDRTAPDQPIPEDGSDIVVLGFGQARQVQTVTAADLERLTPGTSPLKAVSKLPGVNFQSADAFGAYEWSTRISLRGFNQNQLGFTLDGVPLGDMSYGNVNGLHISRAIISENIASTTVAQGAGALGTASTSNLGGTLQFVSRKPSDVADLVASGTYGSDETYRAFVRADSGDIADGLKGYLSYGFLKTDKWKGFGKQIQHQANGKLMKDLGGRGAITAFVNFSDRRENDYQDLSYDIIRRRGLNNDNISNDYPLALRIGQAYQSGTALPTGIGTVDDVYYDAAGVRQDWLGGFTVDAWLNDMLSVVSTSYIHRNKGQGSWITPYVPTPAGAPDANGQPLAAASPLSFRTTEYRIRRAGNTTSVALETGPNRLEVGAWLETNTFLQARRFYGMTSAATPNRNARDFQSNPFATQWNGNYDTDTVQYHVADTLKLGQLTLTGGWKGMQVDNTATLLTGALVSGRIRARDWFLPQVGAVYDLAGGAELFASYSENMRAFVSSATSGPFAITQVGFDAIRSTLRPETSKTVEGGVRIRSGGLQLSAVGYYIDFSDRLLVFANGSGIQGNPPTLNNAGDVESYGGELSAFYRIMGPLTAFASYSYNKATYRDNVVNAAGAVLTATRGRTVVDTPEHMAKGELVYDDSRVFGRVGADYMSKRYFTYLNDQSVAGRVLVDASIGFRFGDGFGFFRGFAIEGSVTNLTDKKYISTIGTNGYTASGDNQTLLAGAPRQWFVTLRRGF, from the coding sequence ATGACGTCGAAGTTCACGCTGCTCGCCGGTGCCGCCTCATCGCTTGCCGCCATGCTGCTCGCCGCCGCCGCCCAGCCCGCGCTCGCGCAGGACGCGCCCGCACCCGCCACCGCCGCCGACATCGACCGTACCGCGCCAGACCAGCCGATCCCCGAGGACGGCAGCGACATCGTCGTGCTCGGCTTCGGCCAGGCGCGTCAGGTGCAGACCGTCACCGCCGCGGATCTGGAGCGCCTCACGCCCGGCACCTCGCCGCTCAAGGCGGTATCGAAGCTGCCGGGCGTCAACTTCCAGTCGGCCGACGCCTTCGGCGCCTACGAATGGTCGACCCGCATCTCGCTGCGCGGCTTCAACCAGAACCAGCTCGGCTTCACGCTCGACGGCGTGCCGCTGGGCGACATGAGCTACGGCAACGTCAACGGCCTGCACATCAGCCGCGCGATCATCTCGGAGAATATCGCCAGCACCACCGTGGCGCAGGGCGCCGGCGCGCTCGGCACCGCCTCCACCAGCAACCTGGGCGGCACGCTCCAGTTCGTCAGCCGCAAGCCGTCCGACGTCGCCGACTTGGTCGCCAGCGGCACCTATGGCAGCGACGAGACGTACCGCGCCTTCGTCCGCGCCGACAGCGGCGACATCGCCGATGGCCTCAAGGGCTATCTCAGCTACGGCTTCCTGAAGACCGACAAGTGGAAGGGATTCGGCAAGCAGATCCAGCATCAGGCCAATGGCAAGCTGATGAAGGATCTGGGCGGGCGCGGGGCGATCACCGCCTTCGTGAACTTCTCCGACCGGCGCGAGAACGACTATCAGGACCTCAGCTACGACATCATCCGTCGTCGCGGGCTGAACAACGACAATATCAGCAACGACTACCCGCTCGCGCTCCGCATCGGGCAGGCGTACCAGTCGGGCACCGCGCTGCCGACCGGGATCGGCACCGTCGACGACGTCTATTACGACGCCGCCGGCGTGCGGCAGGACTGGCTCGGCGGGTTCACCGTCGACGCGTGGTTGAACGACATGCTGTCGGTGGTGTCGACCAGCTACATCCACCGCAACAAGGGCCAGGGTTCGTGGATCACGCCCTATGTCCCCACCCCCGCGGGCGCCCCCGATGCCAACGGCCAGCCGCTGGCCGCCGCGTCGCCGCTGTCGTTCCGCACCACCGAATATCGCATCCGCCGCGCCGGCAACACGACCTCGGTCGCGCTGGAGACCGGCCCCAACCGGCTCGAGGTCGGTGCGTGGCTGGAGACGAACACCTTCCTCCAGGCGCGCCGCTTCTACGGCATGACCAGTGCCGCGACGCCGAACCGCAACGCGCGCGACTTCCAGTCGAACCCGTTCGCGACGCAGTGGAACGGCAATTACGACACCGATACCGTCCAGTATCACGTCGCCGACACGCTGAAGCTCGGCCAGCTGACGCTCACCGGCGGGTGGAAGGGGATGCAGGTGGACAATACCGCCACCCTGCTCACGGGCGCGCTGGTGTCGGGCCGGATCCGCGCGCGCGACTGGTTCCTGCCGCAGGTCGGCGCGGTATACGACCTGGCCGGCGGCGCGGAGCTGTTCGCCAGCTATTCGGAGAACATGCGCGCCTTCGTGTCGTCCGCCACCTCGGGTCCGTTCGCGATCACGCAGGTCGGGTTCGACGCGATCCGCTCGACGCTGCGCCCCGAGACGTCGAAGACGGTCGAGGGCGGTGTCCGCATCCGCAGCGGCGGGCTGCAGCTGTCGGCGGTCGGCTATTACATCGACTTCTCCGACCGGCTGCTCGTCTTCGCCAACGGCTCGGGCATCCAGGGCAACCCGCCCACGCTCAACAACGCCGGCGACGTGGAGAGCTATGGTGGCGAACTCTCGGCCTTCTACCGCATCATGGGACCGCTGACCGCCTTCGCCAGCTATTCCTATAACAAGGCGACCTACCGCGACAACGTCGTCAACGCCGCCGGCGCCGTCCTGACCGCCACCCGCGGCCGCACCGTGGTCGACACGCCCGAGCACATGGCGAAGGGCGAGCTGGTCTATGACGACAGCCGCGTCTTCGGCCGCGTCGGCGCGGACTATATGTCGAAGCGCTACTTCACCTACCTCAACGACCAGTCGGTCGCCGGCCGCGTGCTGGTCGACGCCAGCATCGGTTTCCGCTTCGGCGACGGCTTCGGCTTCTTCCGCGGCTTCGCGATCGAGGGCAGCGTGACCAACCTGACCGACAAGAAGTACATCTCCACCATCGGCACCAACGGCTACACGGCGAGCGGCGACAACCAGACGCTGCTCGCCGGCGCCCCGCGCCAGTGGTTCGTGACGCTGCGCCGCGGCTTCTGA
- a CDS encoding competence/damage-inducible protein A produces MQTERIWTAALVVIGDEILSGRTQDKNVAQLAQWLNVQGIRLAEVRVVADREEAIVEAVNTLRARNDYLFTTGGIGPTHDDITVDAIAAALGVGVTHHPAAVAVLERYYATRGGVTDARRRMARVPEGADLIENRVSGAPGIRIGNIFIMAGVPHITAGMLDALTGTLEGGRPVVSRTIGCWVAESEIADLLRTTEKAHEGVAIGSYPFFREGRTGANFVVRSPDQAQVDACIADLTAGLEAAGHRTTDGGI; encoded by the coding sequence ATGCAGACCGAACGCATCTGGACCGCCGCGCTCGTCGTCATCGGCGACGAAATCCTCTCCGGGCGCACGCAGGACAAGAACGTCGCGCAACTGGCGCAATGGCTCAACGTCCAGGGCATCCGGCTGGCCGAGGTGCGCGTGGTCGCGGACCGCGAGGAGGCGATCGTCGAGGCGGTCAACACGCTGCGCGCGCGCAATGACTATCTCTTCACCACCGGCGGGATCGGGCCGACGCACGACGACATCACGGTGGACGCGATCGCTGCCGCGCTGGGGGTGGGCGTGACGCACCATCCGGCCGCGGTCGCGGTGCTGGAGCGCTATTATGCGACGCGCGGCGGCGTGACCGACGCGCGGCGGCGGATGGCGCGCGTGCCCGAGGGCGCGGATCTGATCGAGAATCGCGTCAGCGGCGCGCCGGGGATCCGGATCGGCAACATCTTCATCATGGCGGGGGTGCCGCACATCACCGCGGGGATGCTCGATGCGCTGACCGGCACGCTGGAGGGCGGACGCCCGGTGGTAAGCCGCACGATCGGCTGCTGGGTCGCGGAAAGCGAGATCGCGGACCTGCTGCGCACCACGGAGAAGGCGCATGAGGGGGTGGCGATCGGCAGCTATCCCTTCTTCCGCGAGGGGCGGACCGGGGCCAATTTCGTGGTGCGCTCCCCCGATCAGGCGCAGGTGGATGCGTGTATCGCCGATCTGACCGCGGGTCTGGAGGCGGCGGGGCATCGGACGACCGACGGCGGGATCTGA
- the map gene encoding type I methionyl aminopeptidase, whose amino-acid sequence MTEYVTVTSDAPLARNGAIKLYGADAFAGMHKAGRLCAETLDMLVPHMVPGVTTAEIDRLIYDFVLAGGGVPATLGYRGYTHSSCISINHVVCHGIPSDKPLKSGDIVNVDVTPIVDGWHGDSSRMYLIGDVPLKAKRLVDITYECLMLGIEQAKPGNHMGDVAHAIQRHAEAHRYGVVRDFCGHGVGRLFHDAPEVVHVGRPGTGPELRPGMIFTIEPMINIGRPDVKLLDDGWTAVTRDRSLSAQFEHSIGITEDGCEIFTASPAGLHQPPY is encoded by the coding sequence ATGACCGAATATGTGACCGTCACCAGCGATGCGCCGCTCGCGCGCAACGGCGCCATCAAGCTGTACGGCGCCGACGCCTTCGCCGGCATGCACAAGGCGGGGCGGCTGTGCGCGGAGACGCTCGACATGCTGGTGCCGCATATGGTCCCCGGCGTGACCACCGCGGAGATCGACCGGCTGATCTACGATTTCGTGCTGGCGGGCGGCGGCGTGCCCGCGACGCTGGGCTATCGCGGCTACACCCATTCCAGCTGCATCTCGATCAACCATGTCGTCTGCCACGGCATCCCGTCGGACAAGCCGCTGAAGTCGGGCGACATCGTCAACGTCGACGTGACGCCGATCGTCGACGGCTGGCACGGCGACAGCAGCCGCATGTACCTGATCGGCGACGTGCCGCTGAAGGCGAAGCGGCTGGTCGACATCACCTACGAATGCCTGATGCTCGGTATCGAGCAGGCGAAGCCCGGCAACCACATGGGCGACGTCGCGCACGCGATCCAGCGGCATGCGGAGGCGCATCGCTACGGCGTGGTGCGCGATTTCTGCGGGCACGGCGTCGGTCGCCTGTTCCACGACGCGCCCGAGGTCGTCCATGTCGGCCGCCCCGGCACCGGGCCCGAGCTGCGCCCGGGGATGATCTTCACGATCGAGCCGATGATCAACATTGGCCGCCCCGACGTGAAGCTGCTCGACGACGGCTGGACCGCGGTGACGCGCGACCGCTCGCTATCGGCGCAGTTCGAACATTCGATCGGCATCACCGAGGACGGCTGCGAAATCTTCACCGCCTCGCCCGCGGGGCTCCACCAGCCGCCGTACTAG
- the ctrA gene encoding response regulator transcription factor CtrA — protein MRVLLIEDEPTTAKAIELMLSTEGFNVYSTDLGEEGLDLGKLYDYDIILLDLNLPDMHGYDVLKKLRVARVQTPVLILSGINEMDSKVRSFGFGADDYVTKPFHRDELVARIHAVVRRSKGHSQSVIRTGKLSVNLDAKTVEVDSARVHLTGKEYAMLELLSLRKGTTLTKEMFLNHLYGGMDEPELKIIDVFICKLRKKLSMACDGENYIETVWGRGYVLREPEEAVAVA, from the coding sequence ATGCGCGTGCTGCTGATCGAGGACGAGCCGACGACGGCCAAGGCCATCGAACTCATGCTCTCGACCGAGGGTTTCAACGTCTATTCGACCGACCTGGGCGAGGAAGGCCTCGATCTGGGCAAGTTGTACGATTACGACATCATCCTGCTCGACCTCAACCTGCCGGACATGCACGGCTACGACGTGCTGAAGAAGCTGCGCGTCGCCCGCGTGCAGACCCCCGTGCTGATCCTGTCGGGCATCAACGAGATGGATTCGAAGGTGCGCAGCTTCGGCTTCGGCGCCGACGATTACGTGACCAAGCCGTTCCACCGCGACGAGCTGGTCGCGCGCATCCACGCCGTGGTCCGCCGGTCGAAGGGGCATTCGCAGTCGGTCATCCGCACCGGCAAGCTGTCGGTCAATCTGGATGCCAAGACGGTCGAGGTCGACAGCGCACGCGTCCACCTGACCGGCAAGGAATATGCGATGCTGGAGCTGCTCTCGCTCCGCAAGGGCACCACGCTGACGAAGGAAATGTTCCTCAACCACCTGTACGGCGGGATGGACGAGCCCGAACTCAAGATCATCGACGTCTTCATCTGCAAGCTGCGCAAGAAGCTGAGCATGGCGTGCGACGGCGAGAATTATATCGAGACGGTGTGGGGCCGCGGCTATGTCCTGCGCGAGCCCGAGGAGGCCGTCGCGGTCGCCTGA
- a CDS encoding PQQ-dependent dehydrogenase, methanol/ethanol family produces MRNMGVPLLAVVLGVAGCSGAKAPDAAQAEQQVDRTGVGKVDAALLTTGGDGSDWAMTGFNYQEQRFSPLTQVNAGNVSKLGLAWFADMPDARGQEATPIVIDGKLFVTGPWSKVYAFDAATGKKLWDYDPKVDPQKGVQACCDVVNRGVAAWKGQLFLGTLDGRLIALDAKTGTPNWSVQTTDNARPYTITGAPRVVKDMVVIGNGGAEFGVRGYVTAYDAKTGAQKWRFYTVPNPSGAKDGAASDAAMAKVAPTWSKNGQWKQSGGGGTVWDSIVYDAELDQLYLGVGNGSPWNHGLRSEGQGDNLFLSSIVALKPETGEYVWHYQETPGETWDFTATQPINLATLTIGGQKRQVLMQAPKNGFFYVVDRTDGKLINAGQFIPGVNWASGYDLSTGRPIEHPEARYYRTGKPFLAVPSAIAAHNWQPMSFSPQTGLAYIPAQSVAAAYLNPSSPLDQAKPIGFNVGQDLGNAMYPRDAAAVKAATTGATGSLVAWDPVANKPRWKVDYPTPWNGGTMATAGNLVFQGTALGEFRAYAADTGRQLFSFPAGTGIMAGAATYLVNGKQYVAVLAGRGGALPLSIGYAIGKARDVPNRPRLLVFALDGAAKLPPAPGASPAAPVPLPTDTAAPQQVAQGKLLFGRYCQVCHGASAAGGGVLPNLQNSPVLADADTWKSILIDGALKDRGMVSFARVMTPEQAQSIRHYVIDEARWARANLKDGAAKK; encoded by the coding sequence ATGCGCAACATGGGCGTGCCGCTGTTGGCGGTCGTGCTGGGCGTGGCGGGATGCAGCGGTGCGAAGGCACCCGACGCCGCGCAGGCGGAGCAGCAGGTCGATCGCACCGGCGTCGGCAAGGTCGACGCCGCGTTGCTGACCACCGGCGGCGACGGCAGCGACTGGGCGATGACCGGCTTCAACTATCAGGAGCAGCGCTTCTCCCCGCTGACGCAGGTCAACGCCGGCAACGTGTCGAAGCTCGGCCTCGCCTGGTTCGCCGACATGCCCGACGCACGCGGACAGGAAGCCACGCCGATCGTGATCGACGGCAAGCTCTTCGTCACCGGCCCCTGGTCGAAGGTCTATGCCTTCGACGCCGCGACGGGAAAGAAACTGTGGGACTACGACCCCAAAGTCGATCCGCAAAAGGGCGTGCAGGCGTGCTGCGACGTCGTCAACCGCGGTGTCGCCGCGTGGAAGGGGCAGCTGTTTCTCGGCACGCTCGACGGCCGGCTGATCGCGCTGGATGCGAAGACCGGCACCCCGAACTGGTCGGTTCAGACCACCGACAATGCCAGGCCCTATACGATAACCGGCGCGCCGCGCGTGGTGAAGGACATGGTCGTCATCGGCAACGGCGGCGCGGAGTTCGGCGTGCGCGGCTATGTCACCGCGTACGATGCGAAGACCGGCGCGCAGAAATGGCGCTTCTACACCGTTCCCAACCCTTCGGGGGCGAAGGACGGCGCGGCCAGCGACGCGGCGATGGCGAAGGTCGCCCCCACCTGGTCGAAGAACGGCCAGTGGAAGCAGTCGGGCGGCGGCGGCACCGTGTGGGACTCGATCGTCTATGACGCGGAGCTCGACCAGCTGTACCTGGGCGTCGGCAACGGCTCGCCCTGGAACCACGGCCTGCGCAGCGAGGGCCAGGGCGACAATCTCTTCCTCTCCTCGATCGTCGCGCTGAAGCCGGAGACGGGCGAATATGTCTGGCACTATCAGGAAACGCCGGGCGAGACGTGGGACTTCACCGCGACGCAGCCGATCAACCTCGCCACGCTGACGATCGGCGGGCAGAAGCGGCAGGTGCTGATGCAGGCGCCCAAGAACGGCTTCTTCTACGTCGTCGACCGCACCGACGGGAAGCTCATCAACGCGGGTCAGTTCATTCCCGGCGTCAACTGGGCCAGCGGCTACGACCTGTCTACCGGGCGCCCGATCGAGCATCCGGAGGCGCGCTACTATCGCACCGGCAAGCCCTTCCTGGCGGTCCCCTCCGCGATCGCGGCGCATAACTGGCAGCCGATGAGCTTCTCGCCGCAGACGGGGCTCGCCTATATCCCGGCACAGTCGGTGGCCGCGGCCTATCTCAACCCGTCCTCTCCGCTCGATCAGGCGAAGCCGATCGGCTTCAACGTCGGGCAGGATCTGGGCAACGCCATGTACCCGCGCGACGCCGCCGCGGTGAAGGCGGCGACCACCGGCGCGACCGGCTCGCTCGTCGCCTGGGACCCGGTCGCGAACAAGCCGCGATGGAAGGTCGATTATCCCACGCCGTGGAACGGCGGCACGATGGCGACCGCGGGCAACCTCGTCTTCCAGGGGACGGCGCTCGGCGAGTTCCGCGCCTATGCCGCGGACACGGGCAGGCAGCTGTTCTCCTTCCCCGCCGGCACCGGGATCATGGCCGGGGCCGCGACCTATCTGGTGAACGGCAAGCAATATGTCGCCGTCCTCGCCGGACGCGGCGGCGCGCTGCCGCTGTCGATCGGCTATGCCATCGGCAAGGCGCGCGACGTGCCCAACCGCCCGCGCCTGCTGGTCTTCGCGCTCGACGGCGCGGCGAAGCTGCCGCCCGCCCCCGGCGCCTCCCCCGCCGCGCCCGTTCCGCTGCCGACCGACACCGCGGCGCCGCAGCAGGTCGCCCAGGGCAAGCTGCTGTTCGGCCGCTATTGCCAGGTCTGCCACGGCGCGAGCGCCGCAGGTGGCGGCGTCCTGCCCAACCTCCAGAACTCGCCCGTGCTGGCGGATGCGGACACGTGGAAATCGATCCTGATCGACGGCGCGCTCAAGGATCGCGGCATGGTCAGCTTCGCGCGCGTCATGACCCCCGAACAGGCGCAGTCGATCCGTCACTACGTCATCGACGAAGCGCGCTGGGCCCGCGCGAACCTGAAGGATGGAGCAGCGAAGAAGTAG
- a CDS encoding CAP domain-containing protein yields MASFSMRWMGAALLPLMVTGCGGGDGGSGSGGTTPVVVAPAPTPSPTASATAPAPSPSPSPSPSGTTVAPFPAAPAAPASWNAGVAALYATAPDVPNCRAGVLNASVRADVLTRLNALRAIHHLPAVTYADADEEQATQAALLMAANGKLDHFPTSAWTCYTENGRKGAGSSNLYGGLIASNLAFYSEDAYLAGWMIETSNIVANNVGHRRWMLDPFLGRISYGRVAQLLSDGRRTDASALKVFDFAGGVPAPGSLPAFVAYPQGDYPARYFDPRALLSFSVIADATQRGGANATVNFSAATVTVKAGTTTLAVSNITFDNVGYGLPNNIQFNVAGLQDNVTYEVTVANVTVRGAAKSYTYTFRTVG; encoded by the coding sequence ATGGCCAGTTTCTCTATGCGATGGATGGGCGCGGCGCTGCTGCCGCTGATGGTGACGGGATGCGGGGGCGGGGACGGCGGCTCCGGCAGCGGCGGCACGACGCCGGTCGTGGTCGCGCCCGCGCCGACCCCGTCGCCCACGGCCTCGGCGACCGCGCCGGCGCCGTCACCCTCGCCCTCGCCATCGCCGAGCGGGACGACCGTCGCGCCGTTCCCCGCCGCACCGGCGGCCCCGGCCAGCTGGAACGCGGGCGTCGCGGCGCTGTATGCGACCGCGCCGGACGTGCCGAACTGCCGCGCGGGCGTGCTGAACGCGAGCGTCAGGGCGGACGTGCTGACGCGGCTGAACGCACTGCGCGCGATCCATCACCTGCCCGCGGTCACCTATGCCGATGCGGACGAGGAGCAGGCGACGCAGGCGGCGCTGCTGATGGCGGCGAACGGCAAGCTCGACCATTTCCCGACCTCCGCCTGGACCTGCTATACCGAGAACGGGCGCAAGGGGGCGGGGAGCAGCAACCTGTACGGCGGGCTGATCGCGTCCAATCTCGCCTTCTACAGCGAGGATGCGTATCTCGCGGGGTGGATGATCGAGACGAGCAATATCGTCGCGAACAATGTCGGGCATCGGCGCTGGATGCTCGATCCGTTCCTGGGCAGGATATCCTACGGACGCGTCGCGCAGCTGCTGTCGGACGGACGGCGCACCGATGCGTCCGCGCTGAAGGTGTTCGATTTCGCGGGCGGCGTGCCGGCGCCGGGGTCGCTGCCGGCGTTCGTGGCCTATCCGCAGGGCGACTATCCGGCGCGCTATTTCGATCCGCGCGCGCTGCTGTCCTTCTCCGTCATCGCGGATGCGACGCAGCGCGGGGGCGCGAACGCGACGGTCAATTTCAGCGCGGCGACGGTGACGGTGAAGGCGGGCACGACCACGCTGGCGGTGTCGAACATCACGTTCGACAATGTCGGCTACGGGCTGCCCAACAACATCCAGTTCAACGTGGCGGGGCTGCAGGACAACGTCACCTACGAGGTGACGGTCGCGAACGTGACGGTACGCGGGGCGGCGAAGAGCTATACCTATACGTTCAGGACGGTGGGTTGA
- a CDS encoding DeoR/GlpR family DNA-binding transcription regulator, translated as MSDTDRHRQILEWARAAGSVEVDDLARRLSVTPQTIRKDLNELARRAMLSRVHGGAVVTSGIDNIDYAARRTVATGAKAAIGAAAAALVPNGASLFVNIGTTTEAVAAHLVRHRDLMVISNNLNVVDQLDGRPDIDVVVVGGQVRRGDRAVVGALAMQFIATFKVDLAIIGASAIDPDDGSLLDFSVDEVQVTQTIVKNARRVILVADAGKIGRAAPVRIGRLDMVDWLVTDRLVDPGLRQLCDDHGVTLIETGE; from the coding sequence ATGAGCGACACCGACCGCCACCGCCAAATCCTGGAATGGGCGCGCGCCGCGGGCAGCGTCGAGGTCGACGACCTCGCCCGCCGCCTGTCGGTGACGCCGCAGACGATACGCAAGGACCTGAACGAGCTCGCCCGCCGCGCGATGCTGTCGCGCGTCCACGGCGGCGCGGTCGTCACCTCCGGGATCGACAACATCGACTATGCCGCGCGCCGAACCGTCGCGACGGGGGCGAAGGCCGCGATCGGCGCGGCGGCGGCGGCGCTCGTCCCCAACGGCGCGTCGCTCTTCGTCAACATCGGCACCACGACGGAGGCCGTCGCCGCGCACCTCGTCCGGCACCGCGACCTGATGGTCATTTCGAACAACCTCAACGTCGTCGACCAGCTCGACGGGCGCCCCGACATCGACGTCGTCGTGGTAGGCGGTCAGGTCCGCCGCGGCGACCGCGCGGTCGTCGGTGCGCTGGCGATGCAGTTCATCGCGACGTTCAAGGTCGACCTCGCCATCATCGGCGCCTCCGCGATCGATCCCGACGACGGCAGCCTGCTCGATTTCTCGGTCGACGAGGTGCAGGTGACGCAGACCATCGTGAAGAACGCGCGCCGCGTCATCCTGGTCGCCGACGCCGGCAAGATCGGCCGCGCCGCCCCGGTCCGGATCGGGCGGCTCGACATGGTCGACTGGCTGGTGACCGACCGCCTCGTCGACCCCGGCCTGCGGCAGTTGTGCGACGATCACGGCGTGACCCTGATCGAAACGGGGGAATGA